The DNA region TGATGAGAGCGATTCGCCGATTACCATCTCGTTCACAACGCATTTGGTACCAATGACACGAGGAATCATGTGCTCGATTTATGTGAATTTAACAGAGAATTTGACTTCAAAAGAAGTAAATGATTTATACAGCAAGTTTTATGAAAATCATCCATTTGTACGAATTAGACCAACAGGAAACCTGCCTTCTACAAAAGAGGTAAGCGGCAGTAATTTTTGTGATATCGGTTTACATGTTGATCAAAGAACGAATCGGCTAACGATTATCTCTGTTATTGATAATTTAGTAAAAGGGGCTGCCGGTCAAGCAATTCAAAATGTTAATTTGATGAATGGATGGGATGTCAGGACAGGTCTTGATAGCATACCAATTTATCCATAATAATAAATTGCTAGTTAACTAGCTTTTAAACGAGAATATTGAACTGAAAAGGGGGATTTATTTTGTTGCCAGCAATATCAAATAATCAAATCGCTGTACTTGAAGAAGAAAGTGTCACTTTGCCAAAGGGGTTTAAGGCAGGTGGCATGCATTGTGGTTTAAAACGAAAAAGGCTGGATTTGGGTTATATTGTTTCAGATGTTCCAGCAACGGTTGCTGGCGTATACACGACAAATATTTTTCAAGCAGCTCCACTTTTAGTCACTCAAGAAAGCATTGCAAAAGAAAATAAAATCCAAGCAATACTCGTGAATTCAGGTAACGCTAATGCTTGTACCGGTGAGCAAGGGTTACTCGATGCCTATGAGATGCAAAAAGAATTTGCAAGTGAGTTGGGGATTAAGGAACATTTTGTTGCAGTTACATCTACTGGAGTAATTGGTGAAACGCTGCCGATGGAAAAAATCAAAAAGGGGATTAACCAAATACTGCAGCCGCAAAATGTTTCTGAGACGAATTTTTTGCAATCTATTTTAACCACTGATACTTGCGTAAAGCATCTAGCAGTACAATTGAAAATCGATGGAAAAACCGTAAGCATTGGAGGAGCCTCTAAGGGTTCTGGAATGATCCATCCTAATATGGCAACCATGCTAGCCTTTGTAACCACAGATGCCAATATCGCACACGAGGATTTACTTACGGCGCTTAAAGAAATTACCAATCAAACTTTTAATATGATTACCGTTGATGGCGATACAAGTACGAATGACATGGTGTTGGTTATGGCCAACGGCTTAGCAGGTAATGACCAGCTTACAAAGAACCATCCAGATTGGGATATTTTCAAACAAGGCTTAAAAACAGTCAGTGAGGAACTTGCCAAGAAAATCGCAAAGGATGGTGAAGGAGCCACAAAACTAATAGAAGTTCAAGTCAACGGTGCATATAGCCTAAACGCTGCAAGAGCTGTAGGAAAAGCAATTATTTCTTCTAATCTTGTAAAAACCGCGATTTACGGCACAGACCCGAATTGGGGGCGTATTGTTGGGGCGATTGGATACAGTGGAGTAGCAGTAGAACCGAATGCAATAAAGGTTGCCATTGGACCCTATAAGGTATTCGAAAATGGCTTGCCATGTCCAATTGTGGAAGAGGATGTAAAAGAGTATTTGGAGCTTGATACAGTTAAAATCCTGGTGGAGTTAAACCAAGGTGAAAATAGTGCAACGGCCTGGGGATGCGACTTAACTTATGATTATGTAAAAATCAACGCATCTTACCGCACGTAAGGGGGATGAAGATGAATTATCTAGTCATTAAGTGTGGCGGAAGTGTGTTAGAAAATCTCCCAAGGTCATTTTATCAGGATGTCATCTCAATCCAACAATCTGGCAAATGGATGCCGATTATCGTTCATGGGGGTGGACCTTTAATTACAGGTTTACTAACCAACTTAAATATAGAAACAGAATTTATAAATGGATTAAGAGTAACGAACACCGAAGTTTTAGATATCGTTGAAATGGTCTTAAGCGGTTCGGTTAACAAACAGGTGGTCCGGAACATCATTGAAGCAGAGGGCAATGCATACGGTATTAGTGGTGTGGATGGCAGTTTGTTAAAGGCAAGGCCTACACCTGCTGCTGAAATACTTGGCTTTGTAGGAGAAGTGGTTGAAGTGAATAACGATGTGATCGAGGGAATTGTCAATCAAGGATATATTCCCGTCATCTCTCCTATCGGAATTGGTGCTGACGGACAAAGATACAATATCAATGGCGATATTGCAGCAAGTGCCATTGCCAAGTCATTAGGAGCAAATCTCTGTTTCATTAGTGACATTCCAGGAATATTAATTGAGAAAAATGGTAAGAAGATTAAGCTAGATAAAGTATCAAAGGCAACTGCAGAAGAACTAATAAATAATCAAACCATTTACGGTGGAATGATTCCAAAGGTAAATGCAGCCATTGATGGTTTGACTCATAAAATTCCTGTCGTTGGAATTATCGACGGTTTTGAGAAACATAGCTTGGTAGATTATGTAGATGGCAAAAATATAGGAACAAAAATTGTCTTAGAGGAGGAGATTGCATAATGGCACAAAATTCGTCGGTTTCCTCCATTTCACCAGTAATGGCAACCTACGGTCGATTCCCTGTCACCCTTGTAAAAGGAAAAGGGAGTTATGTCTGGGATGACCAGGGAACACAATTTTTAGATTTTACTTCGGGTATTGCCACCTGTAACCTTGGCCATGTTCCAGATGTTGTTAAAGCAAAGCTTGAGGAACAACTGCAAAGCTTATGGCATTGTTCAAACCTATACAACATCCCAAACCAAGAAAAACTTGCTGCGCTTCTTACAGCGAATAGCTTTGGTGATCAAGTGTTTTTTTGCAACAGTGGTGCTGAAGCAAATGAGGCGGCCATCAAGCTTGCGAGGAGATATTCTCAGAAGGTAAAGGGAACGGATTCTTTTCAAGTAGTCACCTTTCAGCAGTCTTTTCATGGAAGAACGTTAGCGACATTATCGGCAACAGGTCAAGAAAAGATTCAGCAGGGCTTTTTTCCTTTAGTACCCGGATTCCGCTATCTTCCTTTTAATGATGAAAAGGCACTTGAACAGCTTGATAAGCTCAAGCCAGCAGCCGTTCTGCTTGAATTGATTCAGGGTGAGGGCGGTGTCATTCCTGCTAAAGCAGATTGGGTAAAGAAGTTGGCAAAGATTTGTGAAGAGAAAGAAATCCTCCTCATGATTGATGAAATTCAAACAGGCGTCGGCAGGACAGGTACGCTTTTCGCATACGAACAATACGGTATAACTCCAGATGTGATTAGCGTTGCAAAGGGTCTGGGCTCAGGGTTCCCCATTGGCGCAATCATTGCAAAAGAAGAAGCGGCAAAAGGTTTTGAACCTGGTACCCATGGCAGTACCTTTGGCGGAAATCCACTAGCGACAGCTGCCGGGCTAGCCACGATCTCACATATAGTAGAAAGCAAGTTGTTAACTAAAGTGAATGAAACATCGGAATACTTGGAAAAACAATTAAAAGTACTTAAGGAAAAGTACTCTTTCATAAAGGAAATCAGAGGAAAAG from Neobacillus sp. FSL H8-0543 includes:
- the argJ gene encoding bifunctional ornithine acetyltransferase/N-acetylglutamate synthase — encoded protein: MPAISNNQIAVLEEESVTLPKGFKAGGMHCGLKRKRLDLGYIVSDVPATVAGVYTTNIFQAAPLLVTQESIAKENKIQAILVNSGNANACTGEQGLLDAYEMQKEFASELGIKEHFVAVTSTGVIGETLPMEKIKKGINQILQPQNVSETNFLQSILTTDTCVKHLAVQLKIDGKTVSIGGASKGSGMIHPNMATMLAFVTTDANIAHEDLLTALKEITNQTFNMITVDGDTSTNDMVLVMANGLAGNDQLTKNHPDWDIFKQGLKTVSEELAKKIAKDGEGATKLIEVQVNGAYSLNAARAVGKAIISSNLVKTAIYGTDPNWGRIVGAIGYSGVAVEPNAIKVAIGPYKVFENGLPCPIVEEDVKEYLELDTVKILVELNQGENSATAWGCDLTYDYVKINASYRT
- the argB gene encoding acetylglutamate kinase; this encodes MNYLVIKCGGSVLENLPRSFYQDVISIQQSGKWMPIIVHGGGPLITGLLTNLNIETEFINGLRVTNTEVLDIVEMVLSGSVNKQVVRNIIEAEGNAYGISGVDGSLLKARPTPAAEILGFVGEVVEVNNDVIEGIVNQGYIPVISPIGIGADGQRYNINGDIAASAIAKSLGANLCFISDIPGILIEKNGKKIKLDKVSKATAEELINNQTIYGGMIPKVNAAIDGLTHKIPVVGIIDGFEKHSLVDYVDGKNIGTKIVLEEEIA
- a CDS encoding acetylornithine transaminase; the encoded protein is MAQNSSVSSISPVMATYGRFPVTLVKGKGSYVWDDQGTQFLDFTSGIATCNLGHVPDVVKAKLEEQLQSLWHCSNLYNIPNQEKLAALLTANSFGDQVFFCNSGAEANEAAIKLARRYSQKVKGTDSFQVVTFQQSFHGRTLATLSATGQEKIQQGFFPLVPGFRYLPFNDEKALEQLDKLKPAAVLLELIQGEGGVIPAKADWVKKLAKICEEKEILLMIDEIQTGVGRTGTLFAYEQYGITPDVISVAKGLGSGFPIGAIIAKEEAAKGFEPGTHGSTFGGNPLATAAGLATISHIVESKLLTKVNETSEYLEKQLKVLKEKYSFIKEIRGKGLLIGMVVDTNALGIVQKAIEHQLLLLTAGPNVVRILPPLTVSKEEINEFVTKLEKTFQSI